Below is a window of Clavibacter michiganensis subsp. tessellarius DNA.
GCACCGTGTCGGACCTGAGCCAGGGCAACTCGTTCACGCAGCAGGCGGTCAAGAGCTACGCCGACGTCGTGTCCACGCCCGTCGTGCTGGAGCCGGTCATCGCCCAGCTCGGCCTCGACGAGACCGCGGAGTCGCTGGCGCCGCGCGTGTCCGCCTCCGCCGCCGCCGACACCGTCATCATCGAGATCGCGGCGCAGGACGAGCAGGCCGAGACGGCCGCCGTCATCGCGAACGCCGTCGCGAAGAGCTTCTCCGACGTCGTCGCGCAGCTCGTCCCGGAGGACACCGGCGGTCAGCCGCAGGTGAAGATCACGACGCTGCAGGAGGCGCGGATCCCCGCGTCACCCGTGTCGCCGCGCGTGCCGCTGAACCTCGCGCTCGGCGCGCTGGTGGGCCTCGCGCTCGGCATCGCCGTCTCCGTGCTCCGCTCCACGCTCGACACGCGCATCCGCGGCGAGCGGGACCTGCGGCTGGTCACGGACGCGCCCGTCCTCGGTGGGATCGCGTTCGACCCGAAGGCGAAGGACCGCCCGCTCATCGTGCAGTCGGACCCGCGGAGCCCCCGCGCCGAGTCCTTCCGCAGCCTCCGCACCAACCTGCAGTTCCTCGACTTCGGCGGCCGGGCGCGCAGCTTCGTCATCACGAGCGCGGTCGAGTCGGAGGGCAAGTCCACCACCACCGCCAACCTGGCGATCGCCCTCAGCGACGCAGGTGCCCGCGTCGCCGTGATCGACGCCGACCTCCGCCGCCCGAAGCTCGCGTCGTACCTCGGGCTCGAGGGCGCCGTCGGCCTCACCGACGTGCTGATCGGGCGCGCGAAGCTCACGGACGTGCTGCAGCCCTGGGGCAACCGCAACATGTTCGTCCTGCCCGCGGGGCAGATCCCGCCGAACCCGAGCGAGCTGCTCGGATCGCGCACCATGGTCACGCTGCTCAAGGACCTCGAGGCGGAGTTCGACACCGTCCTCATCGACGCGCCGCCGCTGCTGCCCGTCACCGACAGCGCCGTGCTCTCCAAGAGCGCCGGCGGGGCGATCCTCGTCGTCTCCTCCGGACGCGCGCACCGCGGCCAGGTGCACGCCGCCATCGAGTCGCTCAACAGCGTCGGCGCGGAGGTCCTCGGCGTCGTCCTCACGATGCTGCCCACCAAGGGCCCGGACGCGTACGGCTACGGCCAGTACGGCTACTCGTACGTCCGCCCCGAGGGTGCGGACGGCACCTCGCCCGCCCCCGCATGACCCGCCGGCCGTCCGCCTCCGGGCGCGACGGCCGGACCCGTGTCATCGGGGGCCGCCCGGCTGTGGCCTGTACGATCCGGATGACACCACCGCTCCGCCCCGCATCTCCCGATGCGCGGATCCCGAGCCCGAGCGCCCCACCGGGTCCGGGTCACGGGTCCCCGCCCGGGCGCGACCGGGAGCCGGCTTCCCCCGAGGCCGGATCCGACGGCCGCTCGATGCCCGCCACACCGGGAGACACCATGTCGGCTCAGGCCGAGGCGCCGACGCGCCGCCCAGGAGGACGTCCCTCCGCCCTCCGCGCCCGTCGAGCCGCGGGAGCCGCACGTGGCTAGGCCGCCCGCCGACGGCCGGAAGCCGATGGCCGTCACCGGACGCCCGGCGCGCCGTCGCGCCTCCCTGTCGCGCGTCATCCCGGGCGTCGGGGTCACCGCCGTGGTCGCCTTCCTCGTCATCGACCTGATCCTGGTCTCCGCCGCCGTCACCCGCACCGGCGGCGGCACGGGGGGCCCGGCGCCGAGCCCGGACGCGGCCGCCTCCGCCTCCGCCTCCGCCTCCGCCGATCCCGCACCGGCGACCGCCGCTCCCACGCCCGAGCCCACCGCCGCCCCGGCGCCGTCCGTCGCCGCGCCGACGGTGTTCCTCGCCGCGGGGAACGCCGACGTCGCCTGGCGCACCACCGCCGGGTCCTGCACGGGCGAGGCCGCGCGCATCCAGACCACCATCGACCGGGGTCGCACCTGGGACACGCGCACGACCGACTCGTTCGACGCCCGCCGCGTGCTGGCGCTCTCGGTCGCGAGCCCGGACGTCGGCAGCATCGTCGCCGACGTCACGGCCGCGTGCTCCCGCACCGCACTGCAGAGCTTCACGGGCGGCGAGTTCTGGCGCGACTCCCCGGCGCTCGCGAGCACCACGGCGTACGTCGACCCCGCGGACCCGGGCACCGTCCACCTCGTGCAGGGCCAGCGGGACGCGCCGTGCGACGACGCCGTCCAGGCGGTCGACAGCGGCCAGGCGGCCGCGGTCCTCTGCGGATCCGGCGCCGTCCACGTGCGCTCCGGCGGCGGCGACTTCCGACGCGTCGACGCGCCCGGCGTCCTCGCGCTCGCGCTCGGCCCGGACGGCATCCTCACCGCCGGGACCGCGGAGTCCTGCCGCGGCACGAGCGTCGGACGCATCGTCCCCTCGACGGGCGCGGTCAGCGTCCTGGGCTGCGCGTCCGCCGTCCCCACGAGCGGCGCGGTCGCGCTCTCCGCCGCGGGCCGCGACGTGTGGCTCCTGACGGGCGACGCCGTGAGCGTCTCCACCGACGGCGGGGCCAGCTGGTGAGCTCCTCCACGATCCGCTCCCGCCGCGTCCGCCGCTCCCGACGTCCGTGGACGCGCCGACGGATCCTCGCCGCGGTCGCCGCGGGCCTCGCCCTGCTCGTCGTCCTCTGGATCGCGTGGATCGCCGCGCGCGCCCTCCTCGCCCGTGGCGAACTCGAGCAGGCCGTCCCGCTCGCGTCCTCCGTGCAGCGCGACCTCCTCGCGGGCGATCCCGCGGGTGCCGCCTCCGGCGTCGACAAGCTTCGCGAGCACTCCGCGCGCGCCGTCTCCCTCACCTCCGACCCCGTCTGGGCCGTGACGGAGCTCGTCCCGGGCGTGGGCCCGAACCTGCGCGCCTTCCGCTCCGTGGCCGGCGTCGTCGACCGCATCGGCGGCGACGCCCTCCAGCCCGTGGTGGGGATCGCCGGGACCCTCGACCTCGACAGCCTCACGCCGAAGGACGGGCGCATCGACCTCGATCCGATCATCGCGGCGCAGGAGCCGGTGCGGCAGGCGGACGACGCGCTCGACGCCGCGCTGCAGGACGTGACGGACATCGACACCGGATCGACCCTCGCCCCGGTCACCGACGCCGTGACCCGCCTGCGCCAGACGGTGTCGTCCGCGGCCGAGACGCTCGCCATCGTGCGCCACGTCGCCGACCTCGCGCCGGCCATGCTGGGCGCGGACGGCGACCGCTCCTACCTCCTCATGTTCCAGAACAACGCCGAGGTGCGTTCCACGGGCGGCATCCCCGGGGCGCTCGCGCTCGTGAAGACCGGCGACGGCGCCTTCTCGCTCGGCACGCAGGACTCCGCCCGCGCCTTCCCGCGCCTCGCCGAGCCCGCGCTCCCGCTCGACCCGCAGACGGCGGGCCTCTACGGGACGATCACGGGTCGCTACATGCAGGACGTCACGCTCACGCCGGACTTCCCCCAGGCCGCTCCGCTCGCGGCCGAGATGTGGCGCCTCAAGCACCGCGAGCCGGTGGACGGCGTCATCAGCATCGACCCGGTGGCCCTGTCGTACCTGCTCGAGGCCACCGGGCCCATCACGCTCCCGACCGGGGACGTGCTGAAGTCGGATGACGCCGTCAGCCTCCTGCTCCACGACGTCTACCTCCGCTACCCGAACCCCGACGTGCAGGACGCGGTCTTCGCGAGCGTGGCCGAGACGGTCTTCTCGAAGGTCTCCTCCGGCGACGTGAAGCCGGCGGCCCTCGTCTCCGCGCTCACCCGCGCGGCCGAGGAGCGGCGGATCCTCATCTGGAACGCGCGCGCGGACGAGCAGGCGACGCTGGACGGCACCACGCTGCAGGGCTCGCTGCCGGTGGACAACAGCGAGTCGACGGTCTTCGGCGTGTTCCTCAACGACTCGACCGGCGCCAAGATGGACTACTTCCTGAAGCTCGGGACGACGCTGGGCATGTCGATGTGCCGCGACGACGGTCGCCCGAACTACCGCACGGAGGTCACGCTCACCTCGACCGCCCCGGCGGACGCGGCGTCGCTGCCCTACGTCGTCACGGGCGGCGGCCAGTACGGCGTCGCCCCGGGCGACGTCAAGACCCGCGTGGCCGTCTACGGTCCTCCGGGCACGGTCCCGCTGAGCGTGCGCATCGACGACCAGGAGGCGCCCTTCCAGCCCGAGGTCGTCGGCGGTCGGGCCGTCGCCCAGGTCGAGGTGACTCTGAAGCCGGGCCAGGAGGTCCGCATTTCGGTGGACACGCTGGGGGACAAAAAGACCGACACGCCGCTGTCGATCGTGACCACGCCGGTGATCGATGCCACGGATACGCAATTCCGCTCGCTGTCCTGTGACGGATCCCGGTAGTGTCCTCAGTGGGGGATTGACCGACGGCGGACCCGAGTCCGACGAGTGCCCCCTTGCACCACGCAATCTCACCCAGGGGGAACCACACATGCTCAAGAAGATCCTCGCCGGCGCGGCCATCGCGCTCGCCGCGACGTTCACCGTCTCCACCGCCGCCAACGCGGACCCGTACACGCCCGAGGGCGGCGTGACCGTCAGCGACCCGACCGTCGCTCCCGGCCAGAGCACCGTGCTCACGTTCGCGGACGGCTCGTTCGCCGCGAACAGCGCGGTCACCGTCACCATCACCGGCGAGGACGCGGCCAACGCCACGCTCGCCTCCTTCCGCACGGCCCCCATGGCCGTCACCTCGAACTCCATCACCAAGAACGCGACCAACGCCGGCGGCCTCCGCGTCACCGTCACGCTGCCCGCCGGCACCGCCACGGGCTCCTACGCGCTCGTCGGCACGGACGCCCAGGGCAACACCGTCTCCACGTCGATCTCGGTCGTCGCGGCCGCCGGCACCGGCACCTCCAACGGCACCGGCTCCGGTTCCGCAACGGACGCCTCGGGCCTGCCCGTCACCGGCGGCCAGCTCCCCGTCGTCCTCATCTGGACCGGCGGCGGCCTGCTGCTCCTCGGCGCCGCGCTCGTGGTCGTGCTGACCACGGTCCGTCGCCAGCGCGGAACGGTCTGATCCACACCACGACCCGCGTCGCCTGACTCCCCGGAGCGGTGCGACGGAAGGCCCCGAGGCATCGCCTCGGGGCCTTCCGCCATGTCCGGGCGGCGCACCCCCAGTCCGGGGCCCATCGCTCCGGACGGGGCCGCCATCGCGGACGGACCCGGCTAGCATCTCGATCGTGGGTTTACCCGACCCGCTGTCCGCCCCATGGCGCCGACCCGAAATCGCGCGCCGCGGACACCACCGCCCCGAGGCGATACCCGTCGTGCCCCGCACGTCCGCCTCGGGCGTACCCGTGAAGGCACACCCGAGATGCTCGCCAAGACCCTGGCGGGCGCGTTCGTCGCGCTCGTCATCACCGTTTCCGCACCCCTCGCCGCCCAGGCCGAGAACTACGTCCCCAAGGACTCGCTGCTCGCGTGCGACGGCATGTCCGTCACCCCCGCGGCCGTCGAGCCCGGCGGGTCGGTCACGATCACCGGCGCAGCCGGGTCGTTCACCGCGGGGGAGACCGTCGCCCTCCGTCTCGCCGGCGCAGCCGGGGCGCCCGCCGTCGCCGGGGATCCGGCGGCGACGGCCGTCGCCGCGGCGGACGGCTCCGTCTCCGGCACGCTGGTGGTCCCCGCCACCGCGTCCGGCACGTGGCGCGCCAACGAGGACGCCGCGTCCGGCTCGCACTGGTGCGGCCTCGTCTCGGTCGTCCCGGCCAGCGCGACGACCGCGGCGACGCGTTCGCTGCCCGTGACGGGCGGCACCGTCCCCACGGGACTCGCGATCACGGGCGGCGGGCTCCTCCTCGCCGGCGCCGCGGCCGCGGGCATCGCCGCGACGCGTCGCCGTCGCGCCTCCTGAGGCCCGACCCCATCCGACCGCCGACGCGGGCGGCCCCGCTCACGACCGGGGCCGCCCGCGTCGTCGCGTCCGCGCCCCGATGGCCGAGGCGAGGGCCACGCCGATGACGGCGCCGGTGCCGTTCGCGGCCACGTCCGTGAGGGAGGCCACCCGCGCCGGCAGGAACGCCCCCTGGGCGAGCTCGACGCAGGCCGACAGCGCGACGGCCGCGAGGGCGACCGCCCACCACCGCCGGATCCCGAACGCGAGCACGCCGAGCATCCCCAGCGGCACGAACAGCGCCACGTTCGCCCCCTCCTCGATCATCGAGTACCGGAAGCCCGGGACGCCGTGTCGCTGGACGAAGCCCACGCCGCGCATGAGGAGCGGGTAGACGCCGCGGTCGACGCTGTCGGGCGTCAGCGTCACGAGCGCGACGAGGCCCACGTACATCGCGAGCAGCCCGCCCGCCTGGCGGTGCCGACGGCGGGTCCGTCGCCGGTCCCGCTCCGCGCCCCACGGCGATCGCGCCCTGTCGGGATCCGCCGGGCGGCGTGGGGGAGCGGGGGTGACGGGATCCATGTGGGCGGCAGACTAGCAACGCCCCCTGCGCCGGGAGCGGCCGTCGCATGCACCCTCCGCGCCGCCGTCGGGACGGATCGTGCGTGCACTCATCACATTTCGGCCACGGGGAGCTGAGACCCTCCCTGAGGCGGATGTCCCGCCTCCGAGCGCGGGTTAGATTCGTACCATGAGGAAAACTGACCTGACCATCTCGACCCGGTTGGGCGCGTTCCTCGGACTCGTCGGCATGAGCACGATCGCCGGCGTCCTCGTCGCCGCCATGGTGACCCCCGCCATCGCCGTCTCCGGCATCGCGGCCAACAGCACCATCGGCGTGTTCGAGGACATCCCGGACAACCTGCAGATCGACAACCTCGCGCAGAAGACGGTCCTGTTCGCCAAGCAGGGCGACCAGCAGGTCCCCTTCGCGGAGTTCTTCTCGCAGGACCGCGAGGAGGTCCCGTGGGAGGCCGTCTCGCAGTACGCGAAGGACGCCGCCATCGCGACCGAGGACCCCCGCTACTACGAGCACGGCGGCGTCGACGTGCTGTCGGCCGCCCGTGCGCTCGCGCAGAACGTCCTGAACGACGAGGTCCAGTCCGGCGCCTCGACGATCACCATGCAGTACGTCCGCAACGTCCTGGTCCAGAAGGCCCAGAACATGGTCGACTCCTCGGACGAGGCGACGCAGGCCGAGGGCCGCAAGGCCTTCACCGAGGCCACGCAGCCCGACATGCCCCGCAAGCTCAAGGAGATGCGGATGGCGATCGGGGTGGAGAAGAAGTACTCGAAGAACGAGATCCTCCTCGCGTACCTCAACATCGCGAACTTCGGCAGCCGCGTGTACGGCATCGAGTCGGCCGCCCGCTACTACTTCAACGTCTCTGCCGCCGACCTCACGCTCGAGCAGGCCGCGAGCCTCATCGCGACCGTCAACGCGCCGGAGATCTACAAGATCGACAACCCGGAGAACCTCGACCGCAACAAGGCGCGGCGCGACCTGCTCCTGCGCAACATGCTCAAGGAGCAGAAGATCACGCAGGAGCAGTTCGACACGGCCGAGGCTGCGCCGATCACGCCGACGATCACGCCCTCCACGAGCGGCTGCATCCAGGCGAACCCGATCTCGGCCGCGTACTTCTGCGACTACGTGAAGAACGAGATCCTCACCAACCCCGAGTTCGGCGCGACGCCGGCCGAGCGCGACGCGGTGCTCAAGCGCGGCGGCATGCAGGTCTACACGACGCTCGACCTCGACATCCAGGGCAACGCGGCGGAGCAGATGCGCAAGCAGGTGCCCACCACGGCGCGCTTCACGAAGATCGGCGGATCCGTCGTCTCCCGCGAGGTGAAGACCGGCCGCATCATCGCGATGGCGCAGAACACGGACTACGGCGTCGCGGCCGACCAGCCGGGCGTCACCGAGATCAACTACGCGGCCGATAAGGCGCACGGCGGCTCCGCCGGCTTCCAGGTCGGATCGACGTACAAGATCTTCACGCTCGTCGACTGGCTGAAGAGCGGGAAGTCGATCTACCAGACGGTGAACGCGTCCAAGACCACCTGGTCGGCCAGCGAGTTCACCCGCTGCGGCGACAACCTCGCCGGATCGCCGGACTACAAGGTCACCAACGACACGAACACCGGCGCGACGTCGAACCAGAACGTCCTCGCCGCCACGGTCGCCTCGGTGAACTCGGCGTTCGTCGCCATGGCGAGCCAGCTGGACCTCTGCGACATCAGCAAGACGGCGACGGAGATGGGCGCGTACAACGCGGACAAGCGCGACCTGTCGAGCTTCCCCTCCGACGTCGTCGGCTCGGGCGGCAACACCGTCGCCCCGCTCCAGATGGCCACCGCCTTCTCGTCCGTCGCAAATCAGGGCACCATGTGCCCGCCCATCGCGATCGACAAGGTCGTCCTCCCGGACGAGACCGAGCTGGTCACGCCGAAGAGCGAGTGCGCCCAGGCCATGAGCCCCGAGGTCGCCAACACGGCGGCGTTCACGCTCAAGGCCGTCATGGGCGGCACCGGCGCGGCGTCGAACCCGCGGGACGGCACCGAGATCATGGGCAAGACCGGCACGACGGACCGCTCGAAGGACACGTGGTTCGTCGGATCCTCCACCGAGGTGACGACGGCCGTCTGGGTCGGCAACGTCGAGGGCTTCGCGTCCATGCGCCGGAACGTCCTCAACGGATCGGCGGCGGACAGCGCACGTCACCGGATCTTCAAGCCGCTGCAGACGTTCATCGACGACCGCTACCCGGCCGAGGGCTTCCCCTCGCCGAGCAGCGCGCTGACGAAGCGGCCCTACGTGGCGCCGAAGCCCCAGCCGACCCAGTCGGCGGCGCCGACGGCTCCCGAGGCGCCCGCCGCTCCGGCGCAACCCGCCCCGGCCCAGCCCGGCCCTGCGCCGGAGGGGTGAGCCCGCGCTCGATGGGGAGCGCGCGTCGACGGCCGTCGCCTCCGGGCGGCGGCCGTCGTGTCGTGTGCCGCCCGGCCGCGGACACCTCCGATCCGGCGGCTCGTAGACTGGACGACCGCCGATCCACCGACCCGGGAAGGCCCTCATGACCGGGACCCCGACGTCCGCGCCCGCACGCGTGCGCACGCTCCTGCCCGGCATCGAGGGGCTGCGCGGGGTCGCGGCCGTCGCCGTGCTCCTGTACCACGTGCAGCGCCAGCTGGCCCGGCCGACGACCGACGTGCCCCTCGTGGGGGAGGTCGCGTTCTTCAGCCACGGCGTGACGCTGTTCTTCGTGCTGAGCGGCTTCCTGCTGTTCCTGCCGTTCGCGCGGGCGCTCGTCGACGGCGGGAGGATGCCGCGGCTCTCCCGCTACGCCGCGAACCGCGCGCTCCGCGTGCTCCCCGGGTACGTCGTCGTCCTGCTGCTCGTGAGCCTGGTGCTGCGCGTCGCGATCCTGCCGCGCGAGACGCGTGACGCCGGCATCTCCGTCGGCACCCTGGGGCCCCTCGACACGGTCGTCAACGCGCTGCTCCTCCAGGGGTACTCGCCGCGCACGCTGCGCAGCGGCATCGAGGTCGCCTGGACGCTCGCCGTCGAGGTGTCGTTCTACGTCGTGCTGCCGATCGTCGCGCTGCTCGCGGCACGGCTGCTGCGCCGTCGGTCGACCTGGATCCGCGCCCTCGCGCCCGCCGTGGTCCTGCTGCTGGTCGGCGTGGCCGGCAAGGTCTGGTCGATGGTCGCGCAGGCCCCGCTCGGCCACCGCGGGCGCCTCGCGAGCGAGTGGGGCGTCACGTGGGAGGCCGTGGCGAACCGCAGCATCCTCGTGCACGCCGACCTCTTCGCCTACGGCATGGCGGCGGCCGTGGTCCTGCTCGCCCTGTCCGCGGACGAGGGCCTGCGCGACCGCGTCGCCCGCTGGCGCGTGCCGGCCGGGCTCGGCGCCGCGGCGCTCATCGTGGTCGCGTCCGAGGCGCCCGTGGGGGCGTTCGAGGAGAGCGTCGTGGCGGCCTCCTGCGCGACGCTGCTGCTCCTCGTGGCGTCGCCGCGAAGCGGGGGATCCCTCGGCCCCGTCACGCGCGTCCTCGAGCTCCGGTGGGTCGCGTGGCTCGGCACGATCTCCTTCAGCGTCTACCTCTGGCACCTGCCGGTGATCCGCTTCCTCCGTCGAGCCGGCCTCGTGCTGCCGGACACGCTCGCGGGCTTCGCCCTGAACACGCTCGTGGTGGGGGTGGTGACGCTCGCGCTCTCGGCGGCGACCTACTACGCGATCGAGCGGCCGGCGCTGCGGCTCAAGCCCGGCTCGCGCTAGCCGCGGCGGCGGAGCGGGCGGCGCCGCACGCGATCACGTCGCCGGCCGGACGACGAAGGGCCGCTCCCGGAGGAGCGGCCCTTCGTCGTGCTGTGCCTCCCGGAGGAGGCGGTGTGTCGGGGTAACAGGATTTGAACCTGCGACCTCTTCGTCCCGAACGAAGCGCGCTACCAAACTGCGCCACACCCCGATGGCCCGAGGGCCGGGATCTACGATACCCGATGTTCCGGGCTCCCGAGTACGCGGCGGGCGGTCAGACCGCCGTGAGCGTGAGCAGCGTCGCCTCGGGGAAGCAGGCGAAGCGCACGGGCGCGTAGATCGAGGTGCCGAGCCCAGCGCTCACGTGCAGGAACGACGCCCGGTCGGCGTGCGGCCAGACGCTGAGGCCCTTCACCTGACGGCGCGGGATGTCGCAGTTCGTGACGAGCGCGCCGTAGCCGGGCACGCAGACCTGGCCGCCGTGCGTGTGCCCCGCGAAGACCATCCGGGCGCCGTTCGTGACGAAGGAGTCGAGCACGCGGCGGTAGGGCGCGTGCGCGACGCCGATGGAGACCACCGGGGCGTCGGAGGCGCCCTGGTAGGCGTCGCCGTCCTCGCGCAGTTCCTCGAGGGCCCCGGGGATCGCCTCCAGGTGGTCGAAGTCGCGGTGCGGGTCGTCGACGCCGAAGAACTCGAGCAGGGTGCCGTTGACCTCGACCGCGCCCGCGGCGTTGTTGAGGTCGAGCCAGCCGAGCGACGCGTAGAGCCGCTCGAGGCGGGGGAGGTCGAGGTCCGCCGGGCGCTGCGTGGCGTGCGTGTTGGCGGTGAAGTACTTGAACGGGTTCTTCATCATCGGGCCGTAGTAGTCGTTCGAGCCGTGGACGAAGACGCCGGGGATCCCGCGGAAGGCCTCGAGCGTCTCCTCGACGGCGACGATGCCCTGCTCGTGCCCCGTGTTGTCGCCGGTGTCGACGACGAGGTCGGGCTGCAGGTCGGCGAGCTCGCGCACCCACCGCTGCTTCTTGTGCTGCCACGGCGCCATGTGCATGTCCGAGAGGTGCAGCACGCGGATGGGGTCGGCGCCGACCGGCAGGACCGGCACCGTCACCTCCCGCAGCGTGAAGCGGCGGCGCTCGTAGAACGACGCGTACGCGAAGACCGCGGCGCCGGCCGCGACGACGCCGCCGGCGGTGCGCGCGAGCGTCCCGAGGACGCTCATCAGGTGCGCCCGATGTAGAGCGTCACGGGACCGCCGCTCTGCTGGCCGGCCGCGGGATCCGTGCGGGTCGCCTTGCCGATCTGCGAGTTGTCCTGCACCTGCTCCTGGGCCATGGTCACGTTGAAGCCGGCGGACCGCAGGGTCTGGCGGGCGCTCGTCATGTCCTGCCCGCGCACGTCCGGGACGGTGCCCGGGATGCCCTGCTGCTGCTGGCTCTGGTCGGGCCCGCTGCTGGTGAACACCGTGACGGTGGATCCGCGCGCCGCGTTGGCGCCGGCGCCGGGGTCGGATCCGGCGACCTGGCCGGCGGGGACGCTCGAGGAGGCGCGCGCGCCGCCCTGCGCGAAGGACAGGCCCGCGCCCTCGATGGCGGACTGGGCGTCGGCGGGCGACATGCCTGCGACGTCCGGCACCTGCACCGTGGGGGTGCGGGTGAGGTCCGCTGCCGGGCCCGGGAACGCCCCGCCCTTGTAGATCCCGTTCACGGCCTGCATGAACGGCTTCCACACGGCGAAGCGCGCGGTGGACATGAGCTGGCCGCTCGGGAGCTTGGTCTTGCGCTGCTGGATCTGCTGACCCGAGGCGCTGCCGACCCAGATGGCCGTCGTGACCTCGGTGCTGGAACCGACGAACCAGGTGTCCTTGGCCCGGTCGGTGGTCCCCGTCTTGCCGATGAGCGGCGTGCCGTCGTTCGTGTCGCCCGCGGCTCCGGTGGCTCCCATGACCCCCGCGAGGGCGTACGCCGCGGTGTGGGCCACGTCCGGGCTCACGGTCTCCTGGCACTCGGCGGAGGGCGGCGTGACCTCGGTGTCGTCCGGCAGCACGACCTTGTCGATCATGATCGCCTTGCACGTGGTGCCGTTGTTGGCGACCGTGGCGTAGGCGGACGCCATCGTGAGCGGAGCGATGTTGTTGCCACCCGAGCCGATGATGTCCGACACGTAGTTCGAGAGCTGCTTCTTGGGATCGGCCTGGTGGATGCCGATGTCCTTCGCGGTCTGCGCGATGCCGCACATGTCGAGCTCCGAGGCCATGGCCATGAACGCCGTGTTGGTGGAGTTCGCCGTCCCGGACATGACCGTGCGGTTCGCTCCGGGCGCCGCGCCGTCGTTGGTGACGGTGAGCGGCGGCGAGCCCAGGGTGCCGCCCGTGCACGAGT
It encodes the following:
- a CDS encoding DUF4012 domain-containing protein, which produces MSSSTIRSRRVRRSRRPWTRRRILAAVAAGLALLVVLWIAWIAARALLARGELEQAVPLASSVQRDLLAGDPAGAASGVDKLREHSARAVSLTSDPVWAVTELVPGVGPNLRAFRSVAGVVDRIGGDALQPVVGIAGTLDLDSLTPKDGRIDLDPIIAAQEPVRQADDALDAALQDVTDIDTGSTLAPVTDAVTRLRQTVSSAAETLAIVRHVADLAPAMLGADGDRSYLLMFQNNAEVRSTGGIPGALALVKTGDGAFSLGTQDSARAFPRLAEPALPLDPQTAGLYGTITGRYMQDVTLTPDFPQAAPLAAEMWRLKHREPVDGVISIDPVALSYLLEATGPITLPTGDVLKSDDAVSLLLHDVYLRYPNPDVQDAVFASVAETVFSKVSSGDVKPAALVSALTRAAEERRILIWNARADEQATLDGTTLQGSLPVDNSESTVFGVFLNDSTGAKMDYFLKLGTTLGMSMCRDDGRPNYRTEVTLTSTAPADAASLPYVVTGGGQYGVAPGDVKTRVAVYGPPGTVPLSVRIDDQEAPFQPEVVGGRAVAQVEVTLKPGQEVRISVDTLGDKKTDTPLSIVTTPVIDATDTQFRSLSCDGSR
- a CDS encoding sortase, encoding MLKKILAGAAIALAATFTVSTAANADPYTPEGGVTVSDPTVAPGQSTVLTFADGSFAANSAVTVTITGEDAANATLASFRTAPMAVTSNSITKNATNAGGLRVTVTLPAGTATGSYALVGTDAQGNTVSTSISVVAAAGTGTSNGTGSGSATDASGLPVTGGQLPVVLIWTGGGLLLLGAALVVVLTTVRRQRGTV
- a CDS encoding sortase, which translates into the protein MLAKTLAGAFVALVITVSAPLAAQAENYVPKDSLLACDGMSVTPAAVEPGGSVTITGAAGSFTAGETVALRLAGAAGAPAVAGDPAATAVAAADGSVSGTLVVPATASGTWRANEDAASGSHWCGLVSVVPASATTAATRSLPVTGGTVPTGLAITGGGLLLAGAAAAGIAATRRRRAS
- a CDS encoding polysaccharide biosynthesis tyrosine autokinase, whose product is MELREYIRILRRSWILILLALLLGVGAAAGYSLVQTPEYRASAKVFVSTQSAGTVSDLSQGNSFTQQAVKSYADVVSTPVVLEPVIAQLGLDETAESLAPRVSASAAADTVIIEIAAQDEQAETAAVIANAVAKSFSDVVAQLVPEDTGGQPQVKITTLQEARIPASPVSPRVPLNLALGALVGLALGIAVSVLRSTLDTRIRGERDLRLVTDAPVLGGIAFDPKAKDRPLIVQSDPRSPRAESFRSLRTNLQFLDFGGRARSFVITSAVESEGKSTTTANLAIALSDAGARVAVIDADLRRPKLASYLGLEGAVGLTDVLIGRAKLTDVLQPWGNRNMFVLPAGQIPPNPSELLGSRTMVTLLKDLEAEFDTVLIDAPPLLPVTDSAVLSKSAGGAILVVSSGRAHRGQVHAAIESLNSVGAEVLGVVLTMLPTKGPDAYGYGQYGYSYVRPEGADGTSPAPA
- a CDS encoding VanZ family protein, which codes for MDPVTPAPPRRPADPDRARSPWGAERDRRRTRRRHRQAGGLLAMYVGLVALVTLTPDSVDRGVYPLLMRGVGFVQRHGVPGFRYSMIEEGANVALFVPLGMLGVLAFGIRRWWAVALAAVALSACVELAQGAFLPARVASLTDVAANGTGAVIGVALASAIGARTRRRGRPRS
- a CDS encoding transglycosylase domain-containing protein encodes the protein MRKTDLTISTRLGAFLGLVGMSTIAGVLVAAMVTPAIAVSGIAANSTIGVFEDIPDNLQIDNLAQKTVLFAKQGDQQVPFAEFFSQDREEVPWEAVSQYAKDAAIATEDPRYYEHGGVDVLSAARALAQNVLNDEVQSGASTITMQYVRNVLVQKAQNMVDSSDEATQAEGRKAFTEATQPDMPRKLKEMRMAIGVEKKYSKNEILLAYLNIANFGSRVYGIESAARYYFNVSAADLTLEQAASLIATVNAPEIYKIDNPENLDRNKARRDLLLRNMLKEQKITQEQFDTAEAAPITPTITPSTSGCIQANPISAAYFCDYVKNEILTNPEFGATPAERDAVLKRGGMQVYTTLDLDIQGNAAEQMRKQVPTTARFTKIGGSVVSREVKTGRIIAMAQNTDYGVAADQPGVTEINYAADKAHGGSAGFQVGSTYKIFTLVDWLKSGKSIYQTVNASKTTWSASEFTRCGDNLAGSPDYKVTNDTNTGATSNQNVLAATVASVNSAFVAMASQLDLCDISKTATEMGAYNADKRDLSSFPSDVVGSGGNTVAPLQMATAFSSVANQGTMCPPIAIDKVVLPDETELVTPKSECAQAMSPEVANTAAFTLKAVMGGTGAASNPRDGTEIMGKTGTTDRSKDTWFVGSSTEVTTAVWVGNVEGFASMRRNVLNGSAADSARHRIFKPLQTFIDDRYPAEGFPSPSSALTKRPYVAPKPQPTQSAAPTAPEAPAAPAQPAPAQPGPAPEG
- a CDS encoding acyltransferase family protein, producing the protein MTGTPTSAPARVRTLLPGIEGLRGVAAVAVLLYHVQRQLARPTTDVPLVGEVAFFSHGVTLFFVLSGFLLFLPFARALVDGGRMPRLSRYAANRALRVLPGYVVVLLLVSLVLRVAILPRETRDAGISVGTLGPLDTVVNALLLQGYSPRTLRSGIEVAWTLAVEVSFYVVLPIVALLAARLLRRRSTWIRALAPAVVLLLVGVAGKVWSMVAQAPLGHRGRLASEWGVTWEAVANRSILVHADLFAYGMAAAVVLLALSADEGLRDRVARWRVPAGLGAAALIVVASEAPVGAFEESVVAASCATLLLLVASPRSGGSLGPVTRVLELRWVAWLGTISFSVYLWHLPVIRFLRRAGLVLPDTLAGFALNTLVVGVVTLALSAATYYAIERPALRLKPGSR